The nucleotide sequence AAACGAATTGATTACGTCGCTGTTGTCTAGCTTGAGGCACAGGTTGACAATCTCTCAAGAAGTTGAGCAGCTGAGCAGTGCAGAAACCCATTTTTTGCTCCAATTGTTCCTGGACAAGCGAACGGTCATGTCGCTTGAGGATTTGTTGGCGAAAGCCGGGGTGGCACTGGAGTGTGAAAAGGAAAAAAAGCAGGAGGAAGGACGGAAGTTTGTCGCAGCTGCAATGAAGCGAGGATGGATTTTTCCGGCGAAAAGTAAAACCGTAGGGCAGTATCAAATTCCGCTGGATATCCGTGAGCCGTACTTGCAAGCGTGGCTGACAAAGTGGCGTGAGTCAAACGCACTGCTTCATCCCGGTCCGCAAGCTTACAGGGATGAAGGAACAGCACTATGCGATGATATCATGCAATTTTTACAATTTCTCCAGCAGGAGCCAGTACCGCTCACCGCAGAAGGTGGCATGTACAAACGTCACCAGCAGCAGCTTTTTCAATTTTTGTACGTAAAAGAAGAGCCGCTATTGCCGCAAAAATGGCGCTTTGGGTACGGTCTGCATTTTGATTTATACCCTGACCGTTTTTCCTTGCTCTATGATTTCTGCTACTATCACCGATGGATTGTAGAAGTGGACGGCAAGGTAGCAGTAACGGATGCAGGGAGGGAGCGACTGGAGCAACCGTATAACGATCAATTGTACCATGATGTCATTCGCTTCTGGATGAGGCTGTACAAACGGGCTGTCCCGAACTTGCCGATGCTGGTTCAGCTCATTCCGATGATCGCGTCGGGTGGCTGGGTAAGTCAGCAATCGCTGATGGACACGCTGCTCCATTGGATGAAAGAGTTTTACTACGATTCGCCTACAGATATATTGGTGAATCGGGTATGCAAAATGATGGTACATCTAGGATTGTTGCGCGTCGGCCAAGACGAACAGGGGCAGTGGTTATACACCGCAACGTATGCGAGCCAGACTTGGCTTCGAAAATACAATGGTTTTACCGAAACGACTATTTTATTGAAGTGAGGGATGGGTATGGAGTGGCCGAATTTCTATTCCAACGCGTACGGAACGAACAATCAAATGGTTTCCGGTTTGTTATCTGAAATGGTGATCGACGAGCAAATGCGTCAATACCGCAAGCGCACGCTAATCCAGGAGATTGATGAGGCACTTGCATCAAAAAACAAAGAGCTGTTTTTGCGCTTAACAGACGAATTAAAAG is from Brevibacillus brevis and encodes:
- a CDS encoding IDEAL domain-containing protein → MEWPNFYSNAYGTNNQMVSGLLSEMVIDEQMRQYRKRTLIQEIDEALASKNKELFLRLTDELKEIMAYEQA